From the Harpia harpyja isolate bHarHar1 chromosome 16, bHarHar1 primary haplotype, whole genome shotgun sequence genome, one window contains:
- the CALCB gene encoding calcitonin gene-related peptide 2 isoform X1, with product MVMLKISSFLAVYALVVCQMDSFQAAPVRPGLESITDRVTLSDYEARRLLNALVKEFIQMTAEELEQASEGNSSVTAQKRACNTATCVTHRLADFLSRSGAVGKNNFVPTNVGSKAFGRRRRSIQI from the exons ATGGTTATGCTGAAGATTTCATCTTTCCTTGCTGTTTATGCCTTGGTTGTGTGCCAGATGGATAGCTTCCAGGCAGCCCCAGTCAG ACCTGGCTTGGAGTCCATAACAGATCGAGTGACGCTCAGTGATTACGAAGCTCGGAGGTTATTAAATGCGCTGGTGAAAGAGTTCATACAGATGACAGCAGAAGAGCTGGAGCAAGCTTCTGAGGGGAACAG CAGCGTAACAGCACAGAAGAGGGCATGCAACACAGCAACCTGTGTGACCCATCGTCTGGCAGACTTTCTGAGCAGGTCAGGAGCAGTGGGCAAGAACAACTTCGTACCAACCAACGTGGGATCCAAGGCCTTTGGCAGGCGAAGAAGAAGCATTCAAATATAA
- the CALCB gene encoding calcitonin gene-related peptide 2 isoform X2 has protein sequence MVMLKISSFLAVYALVVCQMDSFQAAPVRPGLESITDRVTLSDYEARRLLNALVKEFIQMTAEELEQASEGNSVTAQKRACNTATCVTHRLADFLSRSGAVGKNNFVPTNVGSKAFGRRRRSIQI, from the exons ATGGTTATGCTGAAGATTTCATCTTTCCTTGCTGTTTATGCCTTGGTTGTGTGCCAGATGGATAGCTTCCAGGCAGCCCCAGTCAG ACCTGGCTTGGAGTCCATAACAGATCGAGTGACGCTCAGTGATTACGAAGCTCGGAGGTTATTAAATGCGCTGGTGAAAGAGTTCATACAGATGACAGCAGAAGAGCTGGAGCAAGCTTCTGAGGGGAACAG CGTAACAGCACAGAAGAGGGCATGCAACACAGCAACCTGTGTGACCCATCGTCTGGCAGACTTTCTGAGCAGGTCAGGAGCAGTGGGCAAGAACAACTTCGTACCAACCAACGTGGGATCCAAGGCCTTTGGCAGGCGAAGAAGAAGCATTCAAATATAA